DNA from Xiphias gladius isolate SHS-SW01 ecotype Sanya breed wild chromosome 9, ASM1685928v1, whole genome shotgun sequence:
GGACACAGACACCCGGATGCACTGTGGGGACTGAGTCCATCCTTATGGATCTTTCATTGGAAAAACCGAATTGAACTCTCTCCTCAGTTCTACTGTGATTAAAATCAACCTCGTGTTACATGGTCATACATGTTGCTGAAAGGCCCGGTGGGAAATGTGGTCTACAGTGTGAGTGTACGTGTGTTGGACATACTCGTTGTGTTTGGGAGCGCAGACGATGGCGACGGCCTCCGGCAGCATCAGCTGATAAGAACAGTGAGTGTGGAGGTCGACGCTGGAGAGGAAGGCCGTCTGAGTGGGATGAGTCtgaagtacaaacacacaaacacaggctgaAAAACACGGCAACTCCTATTAGATTGTGAGGACGTGAACCCGACTGTCCGCTGACGCTGTGAGGACCCAAACCTGGTTGTCCAAAGACGCAGTGAGGACAAAAACCCCAATGTCCACTGACGCAGTGACAACGTAAACGCGATTGTCCACTGACACTGTGAGGACGTGAACCTGACTGCCCCATGACGCAGTGAGGACAAAAACCCGACTGTCCGCTGACGCTGTGAGGACGTAAACCCGACTGTCCGCTGACGCTGTGAGGACGTGAACCTGACTGTCCCCCGACACTGTGAGGACGTGAACCTGACTGCCCCATGACGCAGTGAGGACGTGAACCCGATTGTCCACTGACACTGTGAGGACGTGAACCCGACTGGCCGCTGACGCTGTGAGGACGTGAACCCGACTGTCCCCTGACACTATGAGGACCCAAACCCGACTGTCCCCTGACGCTGTGAGGACGTGAACCCGACTGTCCACTGACACTGTGAGGACCCAAACCTGATTGTCCACTGACACTTTGAGGACGTGAACCCAACTGTCCACTGACACTGTGAGGACGTGAACCTGACTGGCCGCTGACGCTGTGAGGACGTGAACCTGACTGTCCCCCGACACTGTGAGGACGTGAACCCGACTGTCTTCTGACGCTGTGAGGACCCAAACCTGGTTGTCCAAAGACCCAGTGAGGACAAAAACCCCAATGTCCACTGACGCAGTGACAACGTAAACCCGATTGTCCACTGACACTGTGAGGACGTGAACCTGACTGCCCCATGACGCAGTGAGGACGTAAACCCGACTGTCCGCTGACGCTGTGAGGACGTGAACCTGACTGTCCCCCGACACTGTGAGGACGTGAACCCGACTGTCCGCTGACGCTGTGAGGACCCAAACCTGGTTGTCCAAAGACGCAGTGAGGACAAAAACCCAACTGTCCCCCGACACTATGAGGACCCAAACCTGATTGTCCACTGACGCTGTGAGGACGTGAACCCAACTGTCCCCCGACACTATGATGACCCAAACCCAACTGTCCCCCGACACTATGATGACCCAAACCCGACTGGCCACTGACGCTGTGAGGACGTGAACCCAACTGTCCACTGACACTGTGAGGACATAAACCTTTCCAGTAGAAGAACACCAGCCCTGTTGAAAACAAGCCACAGCATTGAAaccagtttgtgtttttaattttgcgGCTGACTGGCGTAAGCGCTTCCATCAGTGACTGAAATTCTCCTCCCACGAAGAATCCCGCTCAGATTTCACTCAGCTGCTCTGACAACCACCAAACATGGAGATGTGAGGTTTTCACTAGACAGCGATGATGTGAAACCAAggaaatgtaaacaacaacGACATAAGAGTCGGTATAAACACGAACTGAGAGCGAAACGCTGATTAATCACAGCATTCATTAGTAGATAAACTAACATCACACCGACTGAGCGGCGGAGTGAGACCTCTGTCCTTCTGTTCCTGTCtctgcccctccctctctctactcATCTGTTGCTCGACCAGAGGCACCGTTGCTATGGTGATATCTGTTCATGCAAATGAAGGGGAAGAAAAGTACAACGGAGGtcacttttctgtgtgtgtgtgtgattagtgggagtgtggtatgtgtgtgtctggtatAGATCACGTGGTGAGGACCCCACAGATCCGAGGACAGACTCAGCGCGTTTGTTCAGCAGGACAACGTTGGGAGGCACGCCACCAGTTACCCTCGTCTCTCCGTCATCGGTTGAAACCAGTGGGTGTTAACATCACAAACTGACTTCAGCCTATATCGGCTTGTCAACGACATGGTTCATTTAACTGCGTGCTGTATAAATCTCTAATTTATGGTCTAAACTCTATGTGAGGGACATCTTCTCTATACTGTACATCTTACGTTTGTAAGTTCATGCAGtttgtaaaatttgttttagattaattttaaacattttaaacgtAAATTAGATTTACATCACATCACAAGCTTTCGATcgtatcacatggtcttcatgaGAGGTGGCCCACTGGTCATGAGACTGTAGAAAATCAACCTTTACATTATTCCGAGTACGTTTAGGACTTCACAAATCACAGTACCATGACAACACGGCAAACAGCGTCCGCTGATGAAGGCCATGTGATACTGTCAAAAGCTCCTGAAAAAGCAAATGAATAGACACTGAGTGGAGACTGACTGGCCAGATACTGTTTTCATCATCAAGAATGAACTGTGTAGCTAaagtttttatacatttcttcgtttactgtatttttgtttagtctttattttgtgtgtctACCATGTGTCTAGACTGTGTCTAGCATGTGTTTAGCCTTTGTTTAGCATGTGTCTAGCATGTGTCTAGCCTGTGTCTAGCATGTGTCTAGCATGTGTCTAGCATGTGTCTAGCATGTGTCTAGCATGTGTTTAGCCTGTATCCAGCCTGTGTCTAGCATGTGTTTAGACTGTGTCTAGCCTGTATCTAGCATGTGTCTAGCATGTGTCTAGCATGTGTTTAGCCTGTGTCTAGCATGTGTCTAGACTGTGTCTAGCCTGTGTCTAGCATGTGTCTAGCATGTGTCTAGCCTGTATCCAGCCTGTGTCTACCATGTGTTTAGCATGTGTCTAGCATGTGTTTAGCCTGTGTCTAGCATGTGTTTAGCCTGTGTCTAGCCTGTGTCTAGACTGTGTCTAGCCTGTATCTACCATGTGTTTATACTGTGTTTAGCATGTGTCTAGCATGTGTCTAGCACGTGTCTAGCATGTGTTAAGCATGTAGTCGTACATGGATCCAGCCCAGCGTCAGCAGGTCCTGTTGGTCCTGGAAGCTGAACAGTTCCTCCACGTTCTCCATGTCGCAGAAATCTGGACCGGCCGACTGTTTCGGGATGACGACGTGGGTCAGCACGAACTCATTGTGTGTCTGAGGGTGAGgagagataagagagagagaataaataaCCTTAACCCTTTAAGATCCACCGTCCCCCCTGTGGGACAGTAGAGCTACTTCAGGTGCGTTCTGGTCTGTACTggactcagtcttcacacaaccttgatAAAATCTACACTGTTTaaaagctctaagtctcctgCCCCTGTCTGTTCAAAGCATTGTAGGATCCTCAcgtcactgcagcagctgctgacacAGACCTGGTTCAGACCTGTGGCTCCAAAATGTTTTCCACAGTAAAGGTCCTGGATTTCCCTTTTTAcgccaaaaaaaacagacatttccaccatgtttgtgtctctgtaaccctggttcagtttctcttctaCTCATTCTGAGGTTTTGGTTGTAAAATATAAAGAGTGtcctttcaaaggagaccagggtcATGACTTGGATCAGAAGGACTGAAGAACAGgaacctttttgttttggataCATTATTTCAGAATTGTGgacaaaagggggggggggtctgatATCAGGTTAAACTTAAACATTTAATcaagaaatcaaatttaattatgaaCACTCCTTATTTCCTCAAATTGTGACCGGGCCCTTATTTACCTCAACCTCAGCAGGTAACGGGCCTTTATTAGAGGGAGGCGTTATGTCTCATTCCCTCTGTTTGATAAGCATAATTGGTCCTATTTTAGTACGAAGCCCCGTTTTGATCTGCTCCCgtttgccatttttttaaacttactgCGTTAcactgttaatacaaactcaaaacTTCCTGTtactgtttcaaattaaaagccctctagCGTTTCAGTTGACACAAACCCTTAATTTcttaacagggcttttattttgaaacatttgcaggcacACCGTGTGCAACAACAGCTGGATGGGATTAAAGGACgacaaagcaaagtggatcAGAGGGAAAGAATCAAACGCACCATCGTGTCGGTTTGAACCTTGTAAAACATTCCTTGAAATATTCTCTTAAAACAAAGTGTACAACACTAGATTACAACGGTAGAAATGTGCATCACGGTTGACTGGAACACACATTATATGTCATTATATGGCACCAGGAGCTTACCCACCCTTGGCTTTTCCTCCAGCCTGTATGTGGGGGccggcctttatttgttcatgtcGACCACGCCCCCGGACATCAGAGACCGGGCTTTAATCGGCcactggtttttatttgagCAAATACGGTAACCACAAAAATGTCCTTGAGGATGAATACGTTTCTGTCTTATCTCTTATCTccaaagtgaagtgaagtgaagtgtgtgtgatcCTTCATTTGGTGGCTGAGTCAGTAGGTAACAGTCAGTAAACCGTCTCACCAGTCGTCCACAGAGGACTCCACAGGTTTCTATTCCTCTGGCGGTGTTGGAGTCGGCCAGCAGGAGGAAACGGTACGTCAGATCTCTGGGAATCACCACCCGCCTCAGACCCTCCACCCTCTGAGCTGCACACACATCCAAATAAAAAACGCACCTAAAGCATATGTAAAACGCATCTACACGTCCAGTATATGTACAGaaagtgtgtacatgtgtgtaccCACTGTGTACTCCGGCCAGCGTGGCGGCCGGTTGGCTGATGGGAGCAGGCGGTCTGTTTCTGTTAGGATCCGCCCCCTGTGATCCTACGCTGTCTCTGGTTGGCTGCTGAGACAGACAGGAGCCGTCCGTCACCTCAGGCACTTTGGTCTCCACCTGCAGGAGAACCTCGTTACTACAaaaatactactaatactactgaCACACAGTGCTGCTAATACAACTACTGACATTACATGGTACTGATTCTAGACTAGAAGTGCTATAAGTAGTAGCAATGGAACCGGTAGCAGCATTAGCCTCGGTGCAGTAGCACCAGTACTAAAGTACTTTTTTTAcgcagtaaaagtaaaagcaacagTTCTCTTAATATCGTTAGTAGTGAAACTAGGAGCAGCAGTGACTTAGTAAGAACTTTACATTCATTATTCACCGTAACAGTagaattaaaagtaaagtagTTGTAGTGGCAGCTGGTAGTACAAATAACAGGGCTTGTAATGGTATCCGTAGCAACCGTAGGAATGGTACTGGtcgtagtagcagtagcagtattaCTACAGTGTTGCCTGATGATACCTTTtgctctgcctcctctcctctcctactGGCCAGTTCCTGACGCCTCAGCTGGTCTTCGAAGTAACGAAACTGTTCTGATTCGATCTGCATCCGTCGCAGGGCGGCGACACGCTGCCTCTCCCCCTCCAATAGCAGGAGACGCCTCCTGTCCTGGTCCAATAGGGAGAGGCGCTGCAGCTGCTGGCCACACCCATCCGCCCCCGCCGCCTGGCTCTGAGGAAACACACCTGTGGTTAGCACGGTTTCGGCTCGACATCTGTCCAACAGTCTCAGGCTGCTGAATTCACCTGAAAATAGCCCACTGTGATTGGATGACACCACGAACGGAAACTGTCCCACCATTTACCTGATCTTACAAAAATATCCCAGAGTATTTTAATTGATAACCACAGATAAAATAGCAGGACCGTGGCAGGAAATTTAGAAATACTAATGTGTAGTCTGTACTCCACCTGTGCAGCTCCACCACTCTGAGAATT
Protein-coding regions in this window:
- the stambpl1 gene encoding AMSH-like protease isoform X1, whose protein sequence is MDQSFSLNTLKKLAAEPDYTDVSLTAAERVRALGKMGCSVEINEDIAPRRYFRSGVEMERMAAVYLEEGSLENAYVLYTKFITLFVEKLPSHRDYQQCSVPEKQLIMKKLQEVAFPRKDELKKRLQEKYSREHTEYLRAQSQAAGADGCGQQLQRLSLLDQDRRRLLLLEGERQRVAALRRMQIESEQFRYFEDQLRRQELASRRGEEAEQKVETKVPEVTDGSCLSQQPTRDSVGSQGADPNRNRPPAPISQPAATLAGVHTQRVEGLRRVVIPRDLTYRFLLLADSNTARGIETCGVLCGRLTHNEFVLTHVVIPKQSAGPDFCDMENVEELFSFQDQQDLLTLGWIHTHPTQTAFLSSVDLHTHCSYQLMLPEAVAIVCAPKHNDTGVFRLTGPGMSEVSGCRLKGFHPHSKEPPLFTVCKHVVVRDSKINLLDLR
- the stambpl1 gene encoding AMSH-like protease isoform X3; its protein translation is MDQSFSLNTLKKLAAEPDYTDVSLTAAERVRALGKMGCSVEINEDIAPRRYFRSGVEMERMAAVYLEEGSLENAYVLYTKFITLFVEKLPSHRDYQQCSVPEKQLIMKSQAAGADGCGQQLQRLSLLDQDRRRLLLLEGERQRVAALRRMQIESEQFRYFEDQLRRQELASRRGEEAEQKVETKVPEVTDGSCLSQQPTRDSVGSQGADPNRNRPPAPISQPAATLAGVHTQRVEGLRRVVIPRDLTYRFLLLADSNTARGIETCGVLCGRLTHNEFVLTHVVIPKQSAGPDFCDMENVEELFSFQDQQDLLTLGWIHTHPTQTAFLSSVDLHTHCSYQLMLPEAVAIVCAPKHNDTGVFRLTGPGMSEVSGCRLKGFHPHSKEPPLFTVCKHVVVRDSKINLLDLR
- the stambpl1 gene encoding AMSH-like protease isoform X2, which translates into the protein MKKKLAAEPDYTDVSLTAAERVRALGKMGCSVEINEDIAPRRYFRSGVEMERMAAVYLEEGSLENAYVLYTKFITLFVEKLPSHRDYQQCSVPEKQLIMKKLQEVAFPRKDELKKRLQEKYSREHTEYLRAQSQAAGADGCGQQLQRLSLLDQDRRRLLLLEGERQRVAALRRMQIESEQFRYFEDQLRRQELASRRGEEAEQKVETKVPEVTDGSCLSQQPTRDSVGSQGADPNRNRPPAPISQPAATLAGVHTQRVEGLRRVVIPRDLTYRFLLLADSNTARGIETCGVLCGRLTHNEFVLTHVVIPKQSAGPDFCDMENVEELFSFQDQQDLLTLGWIHTHPTQTAFLSSVDLHTHCSYQLMLPEAVAIVCAPKHNDTGVFRLTGPGMSEVSGCRLKGFHPHSKEPPLFTVCKHVVVRDSKINLLDLR
- the stambpl1 gene encoding AMSH-like protease isoform X4, translating into MGCSVEINEDIAPRRYFRSGVEMERMAAVYLEEGSLENAYVLYTKFITLFVEKLPSHRDYQQCSVPEKQLIMKKLQEVAFPRKDELKKRLQEKYSREHTEYLRAQSQAAGADGCGQQLQRLSLLDQDRRRLLLLEGERQRVAALRRMQIESEQFRYFEDQLRRQELASRRGEEAEQKVETKVPEVTDGSCLSQQPTRDSVGSQGADPNRNRPPAPISQPAATLAGVHTQRVEGLRRVVIPRDLTYRFLLLADSNTARGIETCGVLCGRLTHNEFVLTHVVIPKQSAGPDFCDMENVEELFSFQDQQDLLTLGWIHTHPTQTAFLSSVDLHTHCSYQLMLPEAVAIVCAPKHNDTGVFRLTGPGMSEVSGCRLKGFHPHSKEPPLFTVCKHVVVRDSKINLLDLR
- the stambpl1 gene encoding AMSH-like protease isoform X5, with protein sequence MDQSFSLNTLKKLAAEPDYTDVSLTAAERVRALGKMGCSVEINEDIAPRRYFRSGVEMERMAAVYLEEGSLENAYVLYTKFITLFVEKLPSHRDYQQCSVPEKQLIMKKLQEVAFPRKDELKKRLQEKYSREHTEYLRAQSQAAGADGCGQQLQRLSLLDQDRRRLLLLEGERQRVAALRRMQIESEQFRYFEDQLRRQELASRRGEEAEQKVETKVPEVTDGSCLSQQPTRDSVGSQGADPNRNRPPAPISQPAATLAGVHTQRVEGLRRVVIPRDLTYRFLLLADSNTARGIETCGVLCGRLTHNEFVLTHVVIPKQSAGPDFCDMENVEELFSFQDQQDLLTLGWIHTHPTQTAFLSSVDLHTHCSYQLMLPEAVAIVCAPKHND